Proteins from one Colias croceus chromosome 22, ilColCroc2.1 genomic window:
- the LOC123702015 gene encoding 39S ribosomal protein L39, mitochondrial yields MKQHLRCLSKSLLYNKNLTSPLSIRLLSTQEAVERRHHLFELEKKRQVENVGRIEKIEVNYKGIPKDCTLVMNKDMSTPYDCARHLSQWHAESSALALLDGMVYWDMHKPLTESCTLELQNFTVAEPQQVNKAFWRTCSMVLGVCAMKAFKDSVPVKLHSFPGPDVRSGSFIYDIDLPTLPDWKPTQQELHTLSAEFVMLTRAGLPVQRLDVSEQLALEMFKDEHKAGQIPSIASGNGKVTLYKIGKYVDISKGPMISNTAQIGKVAITSVHKIAGSPDSDVKQLYRFQGVALPVGVVLNHFAFSILTERAKKLNSARSPINPLDTREPQSAAATA; encoded by the exons ATGAAGCAGCATTTACGCTGTTTATCAAAATCtcttctatataataaaaacttgaCGTCTCCTTTGTCTATAA gatTATTAAGTACACAAGAAGCAGTTGAACGCCGTCACCACCTATTTGAACTAGAAAAGAAAAGACAGGTAGAAAATGTTGGGCGAATCGAGAAAATTGAAGTAAACTACAAGGGTATCCCTAAAGATTGTACACTGGTCATGAATAAAGATATGTCTACGCCGTATGACTGTGCTAGGC ATCTAAGTCAATGGCATGCAGAGAGCAGTGCTCTGGCTCTGCTCGATGGTATGGTGTATTGGGACATGCATAAACCTCTTACAGAGAGTTGTACATTGGAA ttaCAAAACTTCACAGTAGCGGAGCCACAGCAAGTGAACAAGGCATTCTGGAGGACATGCTCCATGGTGCTTGGCGTCTGTGCGATGAAAGCTTTCAAAGATAGCGTTCCTGTGAAATTGCATAGCTTTCCTGGTCCAGATG TACGCAGCGGTTCATTCATATATGACATTGACTTACCAACTCTACCTGACTGGAAACCAACTCAACAAGAGTTGCACACACTCAGTGCGGAGTTCGTAATGTTAACTCGAGCTGGTCTGCCTGTCCAGAGGCTGGATGTGAGCGAGCAGCTTGCGCTAGAAATGTTTAAGGATGAGCACAAGGCTGGACAAATACCGAGCATTGCATCAGGCAATG GTAAAGTTACATTGTACAAAATAGGAAAGTATGTGGATATATCGAAAGGACCAATGATTAGTAACACAGCGCAGATCGGCAAAGTTGCTATCACTTCTGTACATAAAATTGCTG GATCACCAGACAGTGATGTGAAGCAATTATACAGATTTCAAGGTGTTGCTTTGCCTGTTGGAGTTGTTCTAAACCACTTTGCGTTTTCTATTCTCACAGAGAGAGCTAAGAAATTG AATTCTGCTCGATCGCCAATAAACCCACTAGACACGCGGGAACCCCAGAGCGCAGCGGCTACAGCgtaa
- the LOC123702009 gene encoding gastrulation defective protein 1 homolog encodes MSKKPISFGKITLNFQKEKKDNESTSGFGTFGRTPIQEQKEIEELSDDLESQHVQKVMGIKNFGKKAKNFDVEEMMERAKKTAQEVAKKQAELEQKAKENDEVIGPLPPTTSPESDNEEVIGPPIPDSILKPQKQNDDRDSDDSYNELSDSDDEELSLDKRIPNSHEVEMYHGTKAVVALAVDPSGARLATGSVDYDVSFWDFAGMDSSMRSFRTLQPCENHPIRALQYSATGDSILVVSGAAQAKVLDRDGFEVLECVKGDQYITDMARTKGHTAALNSGCWHPHVREEFMTCAQDGTLRLWLTENPKQHKAVIKPRQQGGLKTNPTSCAFSRDGNTVACGCYDGSIQMWDHRKNFVNTSTLLRNAHQKQSEISSIAFSYLGSYLATRGNDDTMKVWDLRAFKKPLNVFGGLFSRYEQTDCGFSPDDNMVFTGESLQRNQDVGRLIFYNVKTFEEVSHIDVTKSHVIKAIWHAKLNQLFVGCGNGVVKCYYDSKRSLRGAKLCIVKTHRKKQSIEVVSSQQIITPHALPLFKQEKLRTNKKKLEKDRLDPLKSHRPDLPITSGQGGRVAASGSTLSSFVIRNLGLSKRVDDDQDPREAILKFAKDAEENPFWVAPAYKKTQPKPIFLDDEDGPSDAKKPKSDT; translated from the exons ATGAGTAAGAAACCGATATCTTTCGGCAAAATCACATTAAActttcaaaaagaaaaaaaagacaatGAATCAACGTCGGGCTTCGGTACTTTCGGGCGCACTCCGATACAGGAGCAAAAGGAAATTGAAGAATTATCAGATGACTTAGAAAGTCAGCATGTACAAAAGGTTATGGGTATTAAAAACTTCGGTAAGAAGGCAAAGAACTTCGACGTGGAAGAAATGATGGAACGTGCGAAGAAAACCGCGCAAGAAGTTGCTAAAAAACAGGCAGAGCTGGAGCAAAAGGCTAAAGAAAATGATGAAGTCATAG gtcCCTTACCACCAACCACATCACCAGAAAGTGACAATGAAGAGGTAATCGGTCCTCCAATACCAGACAGTATATTGAAACCACAAAAACAAAACGATGACAGAGATTCTGACGATAGTTACAATGAGCTAAGCGATTCTGACGATGAGGAACTTAGTTTGGATAAACGGATACCTAATTCACATGAG GTAGAAATGTATCACGGCACAAAAGCCGTAGTGGCACTAGCGGTGGACCCATCAGGTGCTCGTCTGGCGACTGGCTCTGTGGATTATGATGTGTCGTTTTGGGATTTTGCTG GTATGGACTCTTCAATGCGTTCGTTCCGCACCCTCCAACCGTGCGAGAATCACCCAATACGTGCGCTACAATATTCAGCAACTGGGGACTCCATTTTGGTTGTGAGTGGTGCGGCACAGGCCAAAGTGCTGGATAGAGACGGGTTTGAGGTGCTTGAGTGTGTGAAGGGAGATCAGTATATTACTGATATGGCTAG aacAAAAGGTCACACAGCAGCGTTAAACAGCGGTTGCTGGCACCCGCACGTCCGCGAAGAATTCATGACTTGCGCACAAGATGGCACCCTCAGGTTATGGCTCACAGAAAACCCGAAACAACACAAAGCAGTCATAAAACCCCGACAACAGGGCGGATTAAAAACGAACCCTACATCCTGTGCTTTCTCCAGAGATGGCAATACAGTGGCCTGTGGTTGCTACGATGGGTCCATACAAATGTGGGACCATAGAAAGAACTTTGTCAACACGTCAACATTACTCCGAAACGCACATCAAAAACAGTCAGAAATATCCAGTATAGCGTTTTCTTACTTGGGGTCCTATCTTGCTACGAGAGGCAATGATGATACAATGAAAGTCTGGGATTTGCGAGCGTTTAAGAAACCGCTCAATGTATTTGGGGGTCTATTCTCGAGGTATGAACAAACTGACTGCGGTTTCAGTCCAGATGACAATATGGTGTTTACGGGCGAATCATTACAAAGGAACCAGGATGTAGGGAGACTAATATTCTACAATGTTAAAACGTTCGAAGAAGTATCGCATATAGATGTGACGAAATCTCACGTGATCAAGGCAATTTGGCATGCGAAGCTAAATCAATTGTTTGTTGGTTGTGGAAACGGTGTTGTGAAATGTTATTACGATAGCAAGAGAAGTTTGCGCGGTGCTAAACTGTGTATAGTGAAAACACATAGAAAGAAACAGTCTATAGAAGTGGTTAGCTCGCAGCAAATCATCACACCACATGCCTTACCACTATTCAAGCAAGAAAAACTACGGACAAATAAGAAGAAATTGGAAAAAGATAGGTTAGATCCGTTGAAATCGCATAGACCTGATCTACCTATAACCTCTGGTCAGGGAGGAAGGGTAGCAGCTTCTGGAAGTACTCTAAGTTCCTTTGTAATAAGGAATTTGGGACTTTCCAAAAGGGTCGATGATGATCAGGATCCTAGGGAAGCCATTTTGAAGTTCGCTAAAGATGCGGAGGAAAATCCCTTCTGGGTTGCTCCAGCGTATAAGAAAACGCAACCGAAACCGATATTTTTGGACGATGAAGACGGGCCATCTGATGCTAAGAAACCGAAGTCGGATACTTGA
- the LOC123702017 gene encoding EKC/KEOPS complex subunit TP53RK, translating into MCQELKILKQGAEAKLYICNYLGKPALIKERFKKNYRHPDLDETITKERIKNEARSIVRAKAAGVKTPTLYLVDFERRRIYMQHFENSITAKDSIIQIKKSGTGDVASLDALARKIGETVRKLHDNNIIHGDLTTSNILLVEKNPSASELNWLDHDNIELVMIDFGLSHVDSSAEDKGVDLYVLERALISTHNDCPDLFSKIFDAYKSYSKSNIKEIISKFEEVRARGRKRTMVG; encoded by the coding sequence ATGTGTCAAGAATTGAAAATACTAAAACAAGGCGCGGAAGCGAAGTTgtatatttgtaattatttaggAAAACCTGCGTTAATAAAGGAGAGATTCAAGAAGAACTACAGGCATCCTGACCTAGATGAGACCATCACTAAAGAGAGAATAAAAAACGAAGCGAGATCCATCGTGCGTGCTAAAGCGGCTGGAGTTAAAACGCCAACTTTATACTTAGTCGATTTCGAACGACGAAGAATTTATATGCAGCATTTTGAAAATAGCATCACAGCAAAAGATTCgatcatacaaataaaaaaatcgggAACAGGCGATGTTGCCAGCCTCGATGCTCTTGCCCGAAAAATAGGTGAAACCGTTCGAAAACTGcatgataacaatattattcatGGAGATTTGACCACTTCTAATATATTGCTTGTGGAAAAAAATCCCAGTGCAAGTGAATTAAATTGGCTTGATCATGATAATATTGAGTTAGTAATGATTGACTTTGGCTTATCTCATGTAGATTCTAGTGCAGAAGATAAAGGTGTGGACTTGTATGTACTAGAAAGAGCCTTAATTAGTACACACAATGATTGTCCTGATctattttcaaaaatctttgatgcttataaaagttatagtaaaagtaatattaaggAAATTATAAGCAAGTTTGAAGAAGTAAGAGCCAGGGGAAGAAAGAGGACAATGGTTGGATag